From the Sebastes umbrosus isolate fSebUmb1 chromosome 2, fSebUmb1.pri, whole genome shotgun sequence genome, one window contains:
- the LOC119502091 gene encoding tetraspanin-18-like isoform X1: MGQGEVSARGSAMEGDCLSCMKYLMFIFNFFIFLGGSFLLGVGVWVLVDPMGFREIVAANPVLFTGVYVILAMGSMLFLLGFLGCCGAIRENKCLLLFFFMLILFIFLAELAAAILAFLFRENLTREYFSRELKRHYQGHNNTDVFTSTWNAIMTTFDCCGVSGPEDFEESLFRLLSPSKTVPEACCQRNGYPGDVGVEQCVSGSVVFRHNKGCYSAMVDYFETYIYTAGALAIVVITIELFAMVFAMCLFRGIQ; the protein is encoded by the exons ggtcAGGGGGAGGTTTCAGCTCGAGGCTCGGCCATGGAGGGGGACTGCCTCAGCTGTATGAAGTACCTCATGTTCATCTTCAACTTCTTCATCTTT CTGGGCGGCTCCTTCCTGCTGGGTGTTGGCGTCTGGGTGCTGGTGGACCCGATGGGCTTCAGGGAGATCGTGGCGGCCAACCCGGTGCTGTTCACCGGCGTCTACGTCATCCTGGCGATGGGCAGCATGCTGTTCCTGCTGGGCTTCCTGGGCTGCTGCGGAGCCATCCGGGAGAACAAGTGTCTGCTGCTCTTT TTCTTCATGctcatcctcttcatcttcctggCCGAGCTGGCAGCCGCCATCCTGGCGTTCCTCTTCAGGGAAAAC TTAACCAGAGAGTATTTCAGCAGGGAGCTGAAGCGCCACTACCAAGGTCACAACAACACCGACGTCTTCACGTCCACATGGAACGCCATCATGACCACG TTCGACTGCTGCGGCGTCAGCGGCCCCGAGGACTTCGAGGAGAGCCTCTTCAGGCTCCTCAGCCCCAGTAAGACGGTCCCCGAGGCCTGTTGCCAGAGGAACGGTTACCCCGGAGACGTCGGCGTGGAGCAGTGTGTGAGCGGCAGCGTGGTCTTCAGACACAACAAG GGCTGCTACTCCGCAATGGTCGACTACTTTGAGACGTACATTTACACAGCAGGTGCTCTGGCCATCGTGGTGATCACTATTGAA ctcttcgCCATGGTGTTTGCGATGTGTTTGTTCAGAGGCATCCAGTAA
- the LOC119502091 gene encoding tetraspanin-18-like isoform X2 — protein MEGDCLSCMKYLMFIFNFFIFLGGSFLLGVGVWVLVDPMGFREIVAANPVLFTGVYVILAMGSMLFLLGFLGCCGAIRENKCLLLFFFMLILFIFLAELAAAILAFLFRENLTREYFSRELKRHYQGHNNTDVFTSTWNAIMTTFDCCGVSGPEDFEESLFRLLSPSKTVPEACCQRNGYPGDVGVEQCVSGSVVFRHNKGCYSAMVDYFETYIYTAGALAIVVITIELFAMVFAMCLFRGIQ, from the exons ATGGAGGGGGACTGCCTCAGCTGTATGAAGTACCTCATGTTCATCTTCAACTTCTTCATCTTT CTGGGCGGCTCCTTCCTGCTGGGTGTTGGCGTCTGGGTGCTGGTGGACCCGATGGGCTTCAGGGAGATCGTGGCGGCCAACCCGGTGCTGTTCACCGGCGTCTACGTCATCCTGGCGATGGGCAGCATGCTGTTCCTGCTGGGCTTCCTGGGCTGCTGCGGAGCCATCCGGGAGAACAAGTGTCTGCTGCTCTTT TTCTTCATGctcatcctcttcatcttcctggCCGAGCTGGCAGCCGCCATCCTGGCGTTCCTCTTCAGGGAAAAC TTAACCAGAGAGTATTTCAGCAGGGAGCTGAAGCGCCACTACCAAGGTCACAACAACACCGACGTCTTCACGTCCACATGGAACGCCATCATGACCACG TTCGACTGCTGCGGCGTCAGCGGCCCCGAGGACTTCGAGGAGAGCCTCTTCAGGCTCCTCAGCCCCAGTAAGACGGTCCCCGAGGCCTGTTGCCAGAGGAACGGTTACCCCGGAGACGTCGGCGTGGAGCAGTGTGTGAGCGGCAGCGTGGTCTTCAGACACAACAAG GGCTGCTACTCCGCAATGGTCGACTACTTTGAGACGTACATTTACACAGCAGGTGCTCTGGCCATCGTGGTGATCACTATTGAA ctcttcgCCATGGTGTTTGCGATGTGTTTGTTCAGAGGCATCCAGTAA